The Rhizobium sp. WSM4643 genome contains the following window.
ACCCTGCCGATGATCCGCACGATCACTGCCGCCCTTCATGATTTTGCCGATGATCCCGAGGTGGTAAACGTCGTGGCGACGGGAGAGGGCGAACGCGGCTTCTGTGCCGGCGGCGATATCCGCGCCTTGCATGAGAGCGCCCGCGCCGGCGATGGCCTTGCAGGTACCTTCTGGCGCGAGGAGTTCCGCCTCAACCATCTGATCGCCTCCTACCCCAAACCCTATGTCGCGCTGATGGATGGCATCACCATGGGCGGCGGCGTCGGCCTGTCCTCGCACGGCCGCCACCGCATCGTCACCGAGCGCACGCGGCTGGCCATGCCCGAAACCGGCATCGGCTATGTCCCGGATGTCGGTGCCACCTGGCTGCTGCCCCGTGCGCCGGGCGAGGCCGGAACATGGCTGGGCCTGACAGGGCTCGATATTGGTGCGGCCGATGCGATCCACGCTGGGCTTGCTGACCTTCAGATCGCCTCGTCGCGGCTAGGCGAGGTGGTCGACGCTCTCTCCGGCCTGCCGCGCGCCAGCTCATCCGGCGATGTCGATGCCGTGCTGCAGGCGCTTTCTGAGCCTCAGGGAGAAAGCCGGCTCAAGCAGAACGCGACGACGATCGATCGCGCATTTCGTTTCGACAGCGTCGAGGAGATCCTGGCAGCACTCGCCGAGGAGGAGGGCGACTTCGCCGCCGAGACGCGCCGGGTGCTGCTGACGCGTTCACCGACCAGCCTGAAGCTCGCTTTGCTGCTGCTGAGAGCCGGCCGCCGCAGTACCTCGCTTGCAGAATGCCTCGGCCGTGAGCTCGGCGCCTGTCTGCAGATGCTCGATAATCCGGATTTCTTCGAGGGCATCCGCGCCGCCGTCATCGACAAGGACCGCAACCCGCAATGGTCGCCGGCGTCAGTCGAGGCTGTGGAGTCAGCAAGGGTCGAGGAATTCCTGAAACCGGCCGAGCCGCCGCTTTCACTCTGAACGCTAGTCAGTTATCGCCACATGCCGCGCATGCGGGCGCCGACATCGATGCGCACCTGCCGCGCCTGCGCTTGAGCGGCCTCCGATTTTCCCTGCGGCCAGCTGCAGGCTTCGAAGAACTGCAGCAGGGTCGCGGGAATGAAGCGGCTGCGAGAGGCATAGACGTGCCGGTCGCCCTGCGAGTTCTGCCCATAGGTGAAGAAGCGTTGCGGCACGACGAGGTCGAGACCATCCCGGGCGCGTGTCATAGCGACATAGAGCAGCCGGCGTTCCTCTTCGATTTCGGCGGTTGTTCCGACGGCGAGATCGCTCGGTATGCAGCCGTCGACGACGTTCAGCATGAACACCCTCGTCCATTCCTGGCCCTTGGCGGAATGGATTGTGGAAAGGATGAGGTAGTCCTCGTCGAGAAGCGGCACGCCCGCCTGGTCGCTGGTCGCATCCGGCGGATCGAGGGTGAGTTCGGTCAGGAAACGCTCGCGCGAGGCATAACCGCTAGCGATCTGCTCGAGCTGCAGCAGATCGGCCTGCCGGGTCGCTGCGTCCTCGTGCAGCCGTTCGAGATGCGGCGCGTACCATTGCCGCGCCAGGCCGATTTCCGCCGGCCAGCCGGCCTTGCCGGTCTTCAGCTCCTGCAGCATCGAAACGAACATTGTCCAGTCCTCGCCCGAGCGCGGCGGCGCCGGCATGGCAGCAAGAGCAGAAATCGGACTGGCATCCTCGGCCATCAGGTCGAGCGTCTTCTGCGCCGTCGACGGCCCGACGCCCGGCAGGATCTGCATCAGCCGGAAGCCCGCCACCCGATCGCGCGGGTTCTGCGCGAAGCGAAGGGCGGCCAGCATGTCCTTCACATGCGCGCTGTCGAGAAACTTCAGCCCGCCGAACTTGACGAACGGAATGTTGCGCCGGGTCAACTCGACCTCCAGCGGCCCGCTGTGATGCGAGGCGCGGAAGAGCACGGCTTGCTGCTTGAGCGTGAGGCCATCCTCGCGATTGTCGAGCACCATGTCGGTGATGTAGCGCGCCTGCTCGGCCTCGTCGCGCACCGTGACCAGGCGCGGCCGCTCGGACGATTGCCGCTCGGTCCAGAGGTTCTTGGTAAAGCGCTCCGAGGCGAGATCGATAACGGCGTTGGCGGCGGCGAGGATCGGCTGCGTCGAGCGGTAATTGCGATCGAGCGTGACGATATTGGCCGCCGGGCTGAAGGCGGCGGGAAAATCGAGGATATTGCGCACCGTCGCCGCGCGGAAGGAGTAGATCGACTGCGCATCGTCGCCGACGACGGTCAGCCCCTGGCCTTGGGGCTTCAGCGCCAGCAGGATCGAGGCCTGCAACCGGTTGGTATCCTGATATTCGTCGACCAGCACATGGTCGAAGCGGCTGCCGATATCCTCGGCAATGACAGTCTCGCCGACCATCTGCGCCCAGTAGAGCAGCAGATCGTCGTAATCGAGCACGTTCTGGCTCTGCTTGGCCTCAACATAACAGGCGAAAAGTTCGCGCAGCTGTTTCTCCCACGCCGCGCACCAGGGAAAGACGT
Protein-coding sequences here:
- a CDS encoding enoyl-CoA hydratase/isomerase family protein; amino-acid sequence: MQGEVIIERRGTAGVIRLNRPRALNSLTLPMIRTITAALHDFADDPEVVNVVATGEGERGFCAGGDIRALHESARAGDGLAGTFWREEFRLNHLIASYPKPYVALMDGITMGGGVGLSSHGRHRIVTERTRLAMPETGIGYVPDVGATWLLPRAPGEAGTWLGLTGLDIGAADAIHAGLADLQIASSRLGEVVDALSGLPRASSSGDVDAVLQALSEPQGESRLKQNATTIDRAFRFDSVEEILAALAEEEGDFAAETRRVLLTRSPTSLKLALLLLRAGRRSTSLAECLGRELGACLQMLDNPDFFEGIRAAVIDKDRNPQWSPASVEAVESARVEEFLKPAEPPLSL
- a CDS encoding ATP-dependent helicase is translated as MYLEKLNPQQRMAVEHGTLIDGSHIAGPLLVIAGAGSGKTNTLAHRVAHLIVKGADPRRILLMTFSRRAAAEMARRVERICRDVLGANAGVMADALSWSGTFHGIGARLLRDYSQQIGLDPDFTIHDREDSADLINLIRHDLGFSKTESRFPTKGTCLAIYSRAVNSETTLDLVLRDVFPWCAAWEKQLRELFACYVEAKQSQNVLDYDDLLLYWAQMVGETVIAEDIGSRFDHVLVDEYQDTNRLQASILLALKPQGQGLTVVGDDAQSIYSFRAATVRNILDFPAAFSPAANIVTLDRNYRSTQPILAAANAVIDLASERFTKNLWTERQSSERPRLVTVRDEAEQARYITDMVLDNREDGLTLKQQAVLFRASHHSGPLEVELTRRNIPFVKFGGLKFLDSAHVKDMLAALRFAQNPRDRVAGFRLMQILPGVGPSTAQKTLDLMAEDASPISALAAMPAPPRSGEDWTMFVSMLQELKTGKAGWPAEIGLARQWYAPHLERLHEDAATRQADLLQLEQIASGYASRERFLTELTLDPPDATSDQAGVPLLDEDYLILSTIHSAKGQEWTRVFMLNVVDGCIPSDLAVGTTAEIEEERRLLYVAMTRARDGLDLVVPQRFFTYGQNSQGDRHVYASRSRFIPATLLQFFEACSWPQGKSEAAQAQARQVRIDVGARMRGMWR